In the genome of Noviherbaspirillum saxi, the window GCTTTCGGCAGCTTTTCTTCCAACTCGGTGCGGCTTTCCGCCGCATAGGCAAGCGGCAGCCACATGACTAGCAAGAGGGAGAAGCTTGTGCGTTGCATACGCCTTCCTACAGGGAATTCAAAAATGCCAACAGGGCAGTACGCTCGGCCTTGCTCATCTTTTCGAATGTCAGCTTGGCCGGTGTCGCCTCGCCTCCATGCCATAGGATGGCTTCGCTCAGGTTACGTGCTCGTCCGTCGTGCAAGTAGGTCGTGTGACCATTCACGGTCTCGATCAGACCGATGCCCCAGAGCGGTGGCGTACGCCATTCCCGTCCGTCAGCGAGAAAGTCGGGGCGGTTGTCTGCCAGTCCTTCGCCCATGTCATGCAGCAGCATGTCGGTATAGGGGCGGATGGTTTGTCGTGACAGCTCCGGAAAGCCTTTGACATTGCCTGTGACATGCTTGGGCGTATGGCAGCCCACGCATTGGGCTTGATGAAATAACTGCTTCCCGCGCAAGACCTGCGGATTGTCCACGTCGCGCCGCGCGGGAACGGCGGTCGTCGCAGTGTAAAAAATGAGCGAGGCCATGTTGCGTTCATTGATTTCCGGTTTACCGCCTCGCGCTGCCGTCTTGCAGTCTTTCTGCGCTGCCATGCATTCTTCATTCGGAAACTGTCGGGAAGTAATGCCCATATCGCCGTTGGCGGCACCCGCGGTCTGATGCGCGACCGTGGGCGTATTGGCTTTCCAGCCGAAACGGCCCAGCCGCGTGGCATTGGCAAATCCATCCCACACGCGATTTGCTCGGCCGGATATTCCATCGTGATTGCGATCTTCTGCATCTGCCCGCGCCAGGATATCCTTTTCGGGAATGGCTTCCAGCAATCCGAGCCCAATCATTTGGGGCGCAATGCGCGGAGATATCTGGGTGGTGGGGTGAAGAGGCCCGTAACCGAGACTGGTAAGCCGGTACGTTGGCTTGCGCAGGCTGTAGGGCGTCCCGTCGGCGAAACTGCCCGCTATTTCTGCGTAGGTGATTTCGACCGTACCTTCCGGCTTCACACCGTCATTCGCCTGATTATTGAACTGTCCGCCGTAGGTCGGTTCAGGCAGCGGTCCGCCATATTTGTCCTTGCCCGGAATCGACAGCCGCAACAGTAAGCCCATCGCCTGTTCCCCGTCTTCCGGAGGTGCTGCGCGTCCGTCGTGGGTATGGCAAGCGGTGCAGGATCGACCGATGAAATGAGGGCCTAAACCATCGCGCGCCCGGGTAGACGATGGCGCTTCCACCCAGGGCATATTGAAGAAAGAGTGGCCGACGGCAAACTGGCCGCGCCGCTCCATCGACATATTCGCCGCCGGCAAGGAAAAGGCACGCCGGTTGGTTTCAAATACCGTCGTGTCGCCCGCCGACTTCTCTTCGCCCGGCTCCGGCCGGCTCCAATCGAACTGCGATGCCACGCCGGCCGAACAAAGTGCAAGAGCCCCGACGAGTGCGATGGACAGTCGGGATCTGGAAAACAGCTTGTGCATATTTTTTGATGTATTGATCACCGCATTCGGAAGAATGCGGCGTAGGGCATGATCGCTTTTCTTGCTTGCGCCGGAATTCACTCGGACGGTGCCACCGACAATTTTTTAATACCCAGCGCGCGAGCGGCGTCGACTAGCGTCTGCGTCTGCTTTTTCAATGCCGTAATGACTGCCTGCACGCGCTTTACACCCGGCGCGCTCTTCTTGCCGATGATTTCCTGGTCGAATGGCGCCTGGATGGCCTCTGCGGCCGAGACACTTGCTGAAAAGTCCTCGACCAATTTCAATGCCAGTTTCGAATCCCGCTCCGCGACCAGATCCTTGATGCCGGCGCCTTTCACGGTGCTGCCATCGATCCGTTTGTATTCTCCCAGCAGCACATTGCGGATACCGAGTGCGTTCGTGACGATATCGCGATGCGTGTTATCCGAAAAGCAGCTGTGCTCGTCTTCCTGATCCTGATTGTCAAGCGCTACCTGAATGCGTTCGCCGGCCAATTCGGCGCTGGAAAGTACCGCCATGCCCGTCAGGATCTTGCGCAGGTTTGCTTCTGCATCCTCTTTCAGGAACTTCGCCCGGTAATTGGATTGACCCTCTGTCCATTGGTCCGTCAGGTATTGAAGATCCACCACGACTTGGTCCGTAACCAGCTTCAAATATTGGCGGCGGCGGTCGGCATTCTTGCCTTGTCCATCCAGGAAATCGGCATAAGGCCGGTCGCCTGGGCCATTCTTGTTGAAGTCCTGGCCCCACAGCAAGAACTCCATCGCGTGATATCCGGTCGCGACGTTCGCTTCTCCACCCCTGCCATTGAGCTTGATCAAGCGCTCCGTCTCCAACGCAGCCTTGGGATTATTAATGATTCCACCGGAAGGCTTGCCTTTGACATAGTCGATGTAGGCTTCGTCCAGCGGCCAGGCATTAAGGCGCCCTTCAATGTCTTTTTTGTCATCGATGGGCCCGCCATAAAAACGAAAAACTTCCGATTGGCCATACGGCTCGCGTGCCGCAATCCAGGCTTTGCGCGCTGCCCTCAATCCCTCCTCGGATGGCTGGGCGATAAAGTCGTGCACTGCTTTTTGCAAGGCCTTTGCGCTAACCAGAGAGTCGGCATAGGTGGCATGCACGATGTTGGCGTAATTGCCAACGACTGCGGATGCATCGGTGCCTGCGTACGCCGGCGGGATAAAGAAGCTTGCAGCCGCCAGCACCGACAGCGCCGAATGGACCAGAATATGTTTCGGCATGGAAACGGTTCCTTTTGTTTTCGTGGAGTGAGAGCAAGGATTAACAGGGATCAATTATAATGAGAATGATAGTTATTCTCAAATGAACGCTTGAGGTGGCAGCAAATGCCGCCTTTTTTCGGAAGGTATGGCATGCGGAAAGTGGTTGCCTGGATTCACCGCTACCTTGGTCTAAGCTTGGGTGGATTACTTTTGATCAGCGGTTTGACCGGCAGCATCATTGTCTTCAACAAGGATATTGACGCGACATTGAATGCCGGCCTGTTCCAGGTTCAGCCACGCGAAGCACGTCGTTCGATTGACGACATCCTGCAGAACGTACGCGCAGCGGTACCCTTCAAGGATGCCGGTTTTGTCTTTTTGCCACAGTCTCCGGACCTCGCTCTGGAAGTCTGGTTTCGCGATACCGACCTTCGCGCCTACGCTGATCCTTATACCGGCGAGCTGCTTGGCACACGGAACGCGAAGTCTTCGCTGATGGGATTCCTGGTCGATCTGCATATCCACCTGTTGTCGGGGGAAACCGGGGAACGGGTTGTCGGATGGGCCGGTTTGGGCGGTATTGTGGTGAGTGCCCTTGGGTTGTGGTTGTGGTGGCCGAAACGGGGACGCTGGAAGCAGGCACTGCAAATCAAATGGGAAGCGGCACCGGGCAGACTTTGGCTCGATGTGCACAAGCTCGTCGGCGCGCTTACCTTCGTGCTATTCGTGCTGACCGCCACCACTGGCGCTGCGCTGGCCTTGTACGAACTTATCACGGAGCCTGTCCTGATTGCACTCACCGGCGAAGGCGCACGCAAAAGTGCACCCAAATCGCGGTCTTCATCCGGAGCGGCGGCTCCTGTTTCGCCCATGCTCGATCAGGCAGCTTTACTCTTCCCGGGCGCGCAGATCACCAGAATCACATTGCCTGCAAAACCAAATGCTGCTGTGGCCGTACGCATGCGGCTGGAAGGCGAAATCCATCAGTTTGGCCGTACGTTTATCTGGTTCGATCAGTACGACGGTTCGGTATTGCGGGTTGACAATGCGCTATTGGCAAACCGCGCGACCCGCATCCAGAGCTGGCTTTACCCGTTGCATACCGGTGTATATGGCGGCTTGGCAACCCGCCTGCTGCAGGTCATGGTGGGACTGTCATTGAGCTTGCTTACGCTATCCGGCGCCTGGCTCTGGTATCGGTCATATAGCGCGCGTTCCAACGCAGCAAAGCGGCTTAAAGCACTGAAAACACTGCCGGAACGAATGTAATAAACCGTTTGCCTGCCAGCGCCAAGCCGCAATCGGCCTAGCGCATCTCGTCCACTTGAGCTTTAACATGCAAGCGCCGGCCTGCGCCCAATCCCATCAGCAGCGCAGCCACCGTCACGATCATGAAAAAACCTGCCGCCACATTCCAATTGCCGGTCACATCGCGCAAAAGGCCGGCAATGAAGGGGCCAGCCGCCGCCATGATGTAGCCCACCAGTTGCGTCATGCCCGACAACGCGGCGACCATCTGGGTGTTGGGCGAACGCAGCACGACCAGCATGGTGCCCACACTGAAACTGCCGCCCTGCCCCAGTCCCAGCAATACCGCCCACAACCAGATCTGGCCGGGCGGCGCATACATGCAGCCCATCAGGCCGACCCCGCTCAGGCACATCATCAGGACGATCACCAGCCGCTGATCCTTGCCGAGCGTGCCCAGCCACGGTCCGCTTAATGCCGTGATCAACTGTGCGGCGATCGAGATCGATAGCACCGCCCCCGCACGCAACGGTGGAAAGCCGCGGTCGATCAGGATAGTGGGAAGCCATCCGAACACGCAATACGCGAGCGCCGATTGCAAACCCATGAACAGCGCGACATGCCAGGCCAGCCGGCTCGACAGCAAGCCGCTTATCTTCATGCGCCTTTGCTCCGTCGCTGTGCCGCCATGGACGCCAAAGGCACCCCAGGCCAGCGCACCTATCAGCGCAGGCAAGGCCCAGAAGCCCAGCGCCGCCCGCCAGTCGCCATCGGCCAACTGCTGGATCGGTACGGCGATACCCGCCGCCAGCGCGGCACCGAGACACAACGCCATGGTATACAGCCCGGTGATGAAGCCGGTACTTTCGGAAAAATCGCGTTTGATGATGCTGGGCAGCAGCACCATGACGACACCGATGCTGGCGCCGGCCAGGAAGGTGCCGGCAAACAAGCCGGGTAATCCAAAGAAAATGCGCAGCACGATGCTGAACGCCAGCAGCAACATGCTGAACAGGATCGTGCGCTCAATAGAATAGCGCCGCGCGAGTATCGGTCCGAGCGGTGCGATAGCGCCGAAGCAGAGCACCGGCAATGTGGTGAGTCCCCCGGCGCCGGCAGCGGACAGGCCGGTCGACTCGCGTATCGCGGCAAGGACGGGAGCAACGCCGGCCAGGGCCGGACGCAGATTGATCGCAACAAGAACGAGCGTGAATGCCAGCAGGAGCGGCGACGCGGGACGACGCATCGCCGGGGAATCATCGAATGTAGTCATGAAGCTATTGTCCCGCACATCGGCAAGACGTGCAGCCGCACGCGGTTTGTCATGGCGGACGGGCAATCGCTTTCGCAGGCGCTCAAGCCACCGCGACCAACCGGTTCAATGTCTCCGCATCCTGCATCAGGCTTTCGCTGTCGGATTCATGCACGATATGACCCCGATCGAGCACGATAGCCCGCTTGGTCAGCGACAGCGCCAGCCGCGCATGCTGTTCCACCACGATCACCGACATGCCGCGCTCGACCACCAGCGACCGGATCACCCGCGTCAACTCCTGCACGATGATGGGCGCAAGGCCTTCCATCGGCTCATCCAGCAACAGCAATCTGGGATTGACCATCAACGCGCGTGCAATCGCCAGCATCTGCTGTTCGCCGCCCGACAACTGGTTGCCCATGTTGTTACGCCGTTCCTGCAGGCGCGGAAAGATCTCGTAGATCTTTTTGACATCCCATTCGCCCGGCCGCGCCACCACCGTCAGATGCTCTTCGACAGTCAACGAAGGGAACATGAAACGTTCCTGCGGCACCCATCCCAGTCCCGCCTGCGCACGCTGATGGGTCGGCATGCGACCGATATCGCTGCCCCGCCAGCGGATGTTCCCGCCATGCATGTGCGTCAGGCCCATCAGGGTCACCAGCAGGCTGGTCTTGCCCACGCCATTGCGGCCCAGCAGCGCGAGACTATCGCCCTCCTGCATCGCGAGTGAAATGCCTTCGAGCACCACCGATTCGCCATAACCGGCGGTCACATTATCCAGTGTCAGCAACTCAGCCATGTTCCGCTTCTCCCAGATAAACTTCCTTGACGCGCGGATCGGCCGCGATCTCGGCAGGCGTGCCTTCGGTCAGCACCTTGCCACCGACCAGCACCGTAATGCGTTCGGCAAAACGGAATACCAGGCCCATATCGTGTTCGATGAACAGGATGGTGACATCGCGCGGCAGCTTGGCAATCACGTCGAACAATTCCTTGCTTTCCGCCGACGGTATGCCGGCCGCCGGCTCATCCAGCAACAGTACTTTCGGTCTGGTCGCCAGCGCCAGTGCGATTTCGACCAGGCGCTGTTTGCCATAGGGAAGACTACGTGTGACCGTACCCGCATCGCGTTCGAGCTTGAGCATGGACAGCAGCGCCATCGCCTCGTCGATCTCGGTACGTTGTTGCGCGACCGTCTTGTACCAGACGAACTGCTTGCCTTCGCGTTCGCAGATCGCCAGCACCACCGATTCGAGCACCGTCAATCCGGCGAACAGCGTATTGATCTGAAAGGTG includes:
- a CDS encoding di-heme oxidoredictase family protein is translated as MHKLFSRSRLSIALVGALALCSAGVASQFDWSRPEPGEEKSAGDTTVFETNRRAFSLPAANMSMERRGQFAVGHSFFNMPWVEAPSSTRARDGLGPHFIGRSCTACHTHDGRAAPPEDGEQAMGLLLRLSIPGKDKYGGPLPEPTYGGQFNNQANDGVKPEGTVEITYAEIAGSFADGTPYSLRKPTYRLTSLGYGPLHPTTQISPRIAPQMIGLGLLEAIPEKDILARADAEDRNHDGISGRANRVWDGFANATRLGRFGWKANTPTVAHQTAGAANGDMGITSRQFPNEECMAAQKDCKTAARGGKPEINERNMASLIFYTATTAVPARRDVDNPQVLRGKQLFHQAQCVGCHTPKHVTGNVKGFPELSRQTIRPYTDMLLHDMGEGLADNRPDFLADGREWRTPPLWGIGLIETVNGHTTYLHDGRARNLSEAILWHGGEATPAKLTFEKMSKAERTALLAFLNSL
- a CDS encoding imelysin family protein; the encoded protein is MPKHILVHSALSVLAAASFFIPPAYAGTDASAVVGNYANIVHATYADSLVSAKALQKAVHDFIAQPSEEGLRAARKAWIAAREPYGQSEVFRFYGGPIDDKKDIEGRLNAWPLDEAYIDYVKGKPSGGIINNPKAALETERLIKLNGRGGEANVATGYHAMEFLLWGQDFNKNGPGDRPYADFLDGQGKNADRRRQYLKLVTDQVVVDLQYLTDQWTEGQSNYRAKFLKEDAEANLRKILTGMAVLSSAELAGERIQVALDNQDQEDEHSCFSDNTHRDIVTNALGIRNVLLGEYKRIDGSTVKGAGIKDLVAERDSKLALKLVEDFSASVSAAEAIQAPFDQEIIGKKSAPGVKRVQAVITALKKQTQTLVDAARALGIKKLSVAPSE
- a CDS encoding PepSY-associated TM helix domain-containing protein, which encodes MRKVVAWIHRYLGLSLGGLLLISGLTGSIIVFNKDIDATLNAGLFQVQPREARRSIDDILQNVRAAVPFKDAGFVFLPQSPDLALEVWFRDTDLRAYADPYTGELLGTRNAKSSLMGFLVDLHIHLLSGETGERVVGWAGLGGIVVSALGLWLWWPKRGRWKQALQIKWEAAPGRLWLDVHKLVGALTFVLFVLTATTGAALALYELITEPVLIALTGEGARKSAPKSRSSSGAAAPVSPMLDQAALLFPGAQITRITLPAKPNAAVAVRMRLEGEIHQFGRTFIWFDQYDGSVLRVDNALLANRATRIQSWLYPLHTGVYGGLATRLLQVMVGLSLSLLTLSGAWLWYRSYSARSNAAKRLKALKTLPERM
- a CDS encoding CynX/NimT family MFS transporter, with product MTTFDDSPAMRRPASPLLLAFTLVLVAINLRPALAGVAPVLAAIRESTGLSAAGAGGLTTLPVLCFGAIAPLGPILARRYSIERTILFSMLLLAFSIVLRIFFGLPGLFAGTFLAGASIGVVMVLLPSIIKRDFSESTGFITGLYTMALCLGAALAAGIAVPIQQLADGDWRAALGFWALPALIGALAWGAFGVHGGTATEQRRMKISGLLSSRLAWHVALFMGLQSALAYCVFGWLPTILIDRGFPPLRAGAVLSISIAAQLITALSGPWLGTLGKDQRLVIVLMMCLSGVGLMGCMYAPPGQIWLWAVLLGLGQGGSFSVGTMLVVLRSPNTQMVAALSGMTQLVGYIMAAAGPFIAGLLRDVTGNWNVAAGFFMIVTVAALLMGLGAGRRLHVKAQVDEMR
- a CDS encoding ABC transporter ATP-binding protein translates to MAELLTLDNVTAGYGESVVLEGISLAMQEGDSLALLGRNGVGKTSLLVTLMGLTHMHGGNIRWRGSDIGRMPTHQRAQAGLGWVPQERFMFPSLTVEEHLTVVARPGEWDVKKIYEIFPRLQERRNNMGNQLSGGEQQMLAIARALMVNPRLLLLDEPMEGLAPIIVQELTRVIRSLVVERGMSVIVVEQHARLALSLTKRAIVLDRGHIVHESDSESLMQDAETLNRLVAVA
- a CDS encoding ABC transporter ATP-binding protein, with amino-acid sequence MNTTLRTEGLSKQWGAFKANSDISLSFTPGARHALIGPNGAGKTTFINLLTGSFAPSGGKVFFGDDDITALPQHKRVKRGMTRTFQINTLFAGLTVLESVVLAICEREGKQFVWYKTVAQQRTEIDEAMALLSMLKLERDAGTVTRSLPYGKQRLVEIALALATRPKVLLLDEPAAGIPSAESKELFDVIAKLPRDVTILFIEHDMGLVFRFAERITVLVGGKVLTEGTPAEIAADPRVKEVYLGEAEHG